In Kineococcus mangrovi, a single genomic region encodes these proteins:
- a CDS encoding Rv3654c family TadE-like protein gives MTGPDPRRGADEGSGSVVALGTCAALLSLLLLVLALASAVLARHRAEAAADLAALAAADVVVGRGTGDPCARAAVVLVAHRARADGCAVAADGVVTVTALVRPAGVVGLLGTARATARAGQAGPGEAAPGGGGAVAGGAR, from the coding sequence GTGACCGGCCCCGACCCCCGCCGGGGAGCGGACGAGGGGAGCGGTTCCGTCGTGGCCCTCGGGACGTGCGCGGCGCTGCTGTCGCTGCTCCTGCTGGTGCTCGCCCTCGCCAGCGCGGTCCTCGCCCGGCACCGGGCCGAGGCCGCGGCCGACCTGGCGGCGCTCGCGGCCGCCGACGTCGTGGTGGGCCGGGGGACCGGCGACCCGTGCGCCCGGGCCGCCGTCGTCCTCGTCGCCCACCGCGCACGAGCGGACGGGTGCGCGGTGGCGGCGGACGGGGTCGTCACCGTGACGGCGCTCGTGCGCCCGGCGGGCGTCGTGGGCCTGCTCGGCACGGCCCGGGCGACGGCGCGCGCCGGTCAGGCCGGCCCGGGGGAGGCGGCACCGGGTGGGGGTGGAGCCGTCGCGGGTGGGGCCCGGTGA
- a CDS encoding DEAD/DEAH box helicase, which produces MDGGAEGAGPDDATPRWQRLLDAGSRSDRVRHVERIAARPGVRLPWPDWADPEVVGALERGTGGRPWRHQVLAAEAVRAGRSTVLSAGTASGKSLAYQLPVLTALRESARTSPNGKGATALYLSPTKALAADQDSRLRALGLDRPLTSTYDGDTPPEVRRWIREHAALVLTNVDMLHRSVLPGHEHWASFLRRLRYVVVDELHTYRGVFGSHAAAVLRRLRRLAARYGSEPVFVLASATVADPATTARRLTGLDVHAVTEDGSARPAVSVALWEPPLRPGTTDLATDLATGTGAPAPGARTERRTATAEASDLLGDLVLAGVRTLAFVRSRTGAESVAAGARRRLADVDEDLAGRVLAYRGGYLPEDRRVLEEGLRSGRVVGMATTNALELGVDVAGLDAVLVAGWPGTRASFWQQIGRAGRRGTPALGVLVSRDDPLDTYLAHHPEALFGAGVEATVLDPDNVYVLAPHLAAAAQELPLTEADLDLFGPAAADVVDLLVQRGVLRRRANGWYWTRRDRAVDLTDLRGAGGSVRVVEAVTGRILGTVEASSADSAVHEGAVHVHQGRTYLVDRLDLEDSLAVVHPEPDPGYTTHARSASDVRVLGVDGTRTAGPVTVSSGVVEVTSRVTGFLRRRTGTGTVLSEQPLDLPERRLRTRAVWWTLDVDVAEAVLGDAARLPGALHAAEHAAIGLLPLLATCDRWDLGGLSTASHPDTGLPTVFVHDAVPGGAGFADRGHERFAQWTSATRDAVRACACEDGCPACVQSPKCGNGNEPLDKAGALAVLDVLLGAVEGHRAPPATAPPPPGAASPGPA; this is translated from the coding sequence GTGGACGGCGGTGCGGAGGGGGCGGGCCCGGACGACGCGACCCCCCGCTGGCAGCGGCTGCTCGACGCCGGGTCGCGCTCGGACCGCGTCCGCCACGTCGAACGGATCGCAGCCCGCCCCGGCGTCCGCCTCCCGTGGCCCGACTGGGCCGACCCCGAGGTGGTCGGCGCCCTCGAGCGGGGCACCGGCGGCAGGCCGTGGCGGCACCAGGTGCTGGCCGCCGAGGCGGTCCGCGCGGGCCGGTCCACCGTCCTGTCGGCGGGGACCGCCTCGGGCAAGTCGCTGGCCTACCAGCTGCCCGTCCTCACCGCCCTGCGCGAGAGCGCGCGCACCTCCCCCAACGGCAAGGGCGCCACGGCGCTGTACCTGTCGCCGACGAAGGCGCTGGCCGCCGACCAGGACTCCCGGCTGCGCGCGCTCGGGCTGGACCGGCCGCTGACCAGCACGTACGACGGCGACACCCCGCCGGAGGTGCGGCGGTGGATCCGCGAGCACGCCGCCCTCGTGCTGACGAACGTCGACATGCTCCACCGCTCCGTCCTGCCCGGCCACGAGCACTGGGCGAGCTTCCTGCGGCGGCTGCGGTACGTCGTGGTCGACGAGCTGCACACCTACCGCGGCGTGTTCGGGTCCCACGCGGCCGCCGTCCTGCGCCGGTTGCGGCGCCTCGCTGCCCGCTACGGGTCCGAGCCGGTGTTCGTGCTCGCCTCGGCCACGGTGGCCGACCCGGCGACGACCGCGCGCCGGCTCACCGGCCTCGACGTGCACGCCGTCACCGAGGACGGCTCGGCCCGCCCCGCCGTCTCCGTCGCGCTGTGGGAGCCGCCGCTGCGCCCGGGCACCACCGACCTCGCCACCGACCTCGCCACCGGCACCGGCGCTCCCGCCCCGGGCGCGCGGACGGAACGGCGCACCGCCACCGCCGAGGCGTCCGACCTGCTCGGCGACCTCGTCCTGGCGGGCGTGCGGACCCTCGCCTTCGTCCGCAGCCGCACGGGCGCGGAGTCCGTCGCCGCCGGGGCCCGCCGCCGGCTCGCCGACGTCGACGAGGACCTCGCCGGCCGGGTCCTGGCCTACCGCGGCGGGTACCTGCCCGAGGACCGCCGCGTGCTCGAGGAGGGGCTGCGCTCGGGCCGGGTCGTGGGGATGGCCACGACCAACGCCCTGGAACTGGGCGTGGACGTCGCGGGCCTGGACGCCGTGCTCGTCGCCGGCTGGCCGGGGACGCGGGCCTCCTTCTGGCAGCAGATCGGCCGGGCCGGACGCCGCGGGACACCGGCCCTGGGCGTCCTCGTCTCGCGCGACGACCCGCTGGACACCTACCTCGCCCACCACCCCGAGGCGCTGTTCGGCGCCGGCGTCGAGGCCACCGTCCTGGACCCCGACAACGTCTACGTGCTCGCCCCGCACCTGGCCGCCGCCGCCCAGGAACTGCCCCTCACCGAGGCCGACCTCGACCTGTTCGGCCCGGCCGCGGCCGACGTCGTCGACCTGCTCGTGCAGCGGGGGGTGCTGCGGCGCAGGGCGAACGGCTGGTACTGGACGCGCCGCGACCGCGCCGTCGACCTGACCGACCTGCGCGGCGCGGGCGGCAGCGTCCGGGTCGTCGAGGCCGTCACCGGCCGCATCCTCGGCACCGTCGAGGCGTCCTCGGCCGACTCCGCCGTCCACGAGGGCGCGGTCCACGTCCACCAGGGCCGCACCTACCTCGTCGACCGGCTCGACCTCGAGGACTCCCTGGCCGTCGTCCACCCCGAACCCGACCCCGGGTACACGACCCACGCGCGCTCGGCCTCCGACGTGCGGGTCCTCGGCGTCGACGGCACCCGCACCGCCGGCCCCGTCACCGTCTCCTCCGGCGTGGTGGAGGTGACCAGCCGCGTCACCGGGTTCCTGCGCCGGCGCACCGGGACCGGGACGGTCCTGTCCGAGCAGCCGCTGGACCTGCCCGAGCGCCGGCTGCGCACCCGGGCCGTGTGGTGGACCCTCGACGTCGACGTCGCCGAGGCCGTCCTCGGCGACGCCGCGCGCCTGCCCGGGGCCCTGCACGCCGCCGAGCACGCCGCCATCGGCCTGCTGCCGCTGCTGGCGACGTGCGACCGCTGGGACCTCGGCGGGCTGTCCACCGCCTCGCACCCCGACACCGGCCTGCCGACAGTCTTCGTCCACGACGCCGTCCCCGGCGGGGCGGGGTTCGCCGACCGCGGTCACGAGCGCTTCGCGCAGTGGACGAGCGCCACCCGCGACGCCGTCCGCGCGTGCGCCTGCGAGGACGGCTGCCCGGCGTGCGTGCAGTCCCCCAAGTGCGGCAACGGCAACGAGCCGCTCGACAAGGCCGGCGCGCTCGCCGTCCTCGACGTGCTGCTCGGTGCCGTGGAGGGTCACCGGGCCCCACCCGCGACGGCTCCACCCCCACCCGGTGCCGCCTCCCCCGGGCCGGCCTGA
- a CDS encoding STAS domain-containing protein: MDLSVTSREESGRTVVEVSGEIDVYTAPTLRERLNELVGAGHHHLVVDMEGVEFLDSTGLGVLVGGLKRVRSHDGSLHLVCQREKILKVFRITGLTKVFPIHDTVADAIAASASSDEASTTS; this comes from the coding sequence GTGGACCTGTCGGTGACCAGCCGCGAGGAGAGCGGCCGGACCGTCGTCGAGGTGTCCGGCGAGATCGACGTGTACACCGCGCCCACCCTGCGCGAACGGCTCAACGAACTCGTGGGTGCGGGCCACCACCACCTCGTCGTGGACATGGAGGGGGTCGAGTTCCTCGACTCCACCGGTCTGGGCGTCCTGGTCGGCGGCCTCAAGCGCGTCCGTTCCCACGACGGCTCCCTGCACCTCGTGTGCCAGCGCGAGAAGATCCTCAAGGTCTTCCGCATCACCGGTCTGACGAAGGTGTTCCCCATCCACGACACGGTGGCCGACGCGATCGCCGCCTCCGCGTCCTCGGACGAGGCCAGCACCACCTCCTGA
- a CDS encoding ATP-binding protein — MPTVTLRFSPMAEHVRTARLVAVSVARRAGFAEDQLDEIRIAIGEACARAVAGGVLAAPTGPPVSLVDMRLCDDEDRLDVTVNQCGPDGVPVPDGPGALATADPLSLALMAGMADSSAETSSAGGVTLSWHLQPGTPVARAF, encoded by the coding sequence GTGCCCACCGTGACCCTGCGCTTCTCACCGATGGCCGAGCACGTGCGCACCGCGCGCCTCGTGGCGGTCTCGGTGGCGCGGCGGGCCGGTTTCGCGGAGGACCAGCTCGACGAGATCCGCATCGCCATCGGCGAGGCGTGCGCGCGGGCCGTGGCCGGCGGGGTCCTCGCGGCCCCGACCGGCCCTCCCGTCTCCCTCGTCGACATGCGGTTGTGCGACGACGAGGACCGCCTCGACGTGACCGTCAACCAGTGCGGTCCCGACGGCGTCCCCGTCCCCGACGGGCCGGGGGCGCTCGCCACCGCCGACCCGTTGTCGTTGGCCCTCATGGCCGGGATGGCCGACTCCAGCGCCGAGACGAGTTCCGCGGGGGGCGTCACGCTGTCGTGGCACCTGCAGCCGGGAACCCCGGTCGCCCGCGCCTTCTGA